A genomic segment from Corylus avellana chromosome ca5, CavTom2PMs-1.0 encodes:
- the LOC132181222 gene encoding photosystem I assembly factor PSA3, chloroplastic, whose amino-acid sequence MVVVSTPTSTLSSPTTNLATHFTNITCKPVSPLLQFFHQVYGNPTRPSRPKVPNSNGVLSVRAYMENPNSISGFASKVIGSLPVVGLIARIMSDEGGLGGEIIDFTEFRMRVGNKCSISDSRAFYEFQERRGRAGDPLYVLLCCWLAAVGAGLLKSEEILEGVARLRISNDIEFEEETFLSMMNEAKERRVKSKVAAPTIPMEIRVEKALEAVYVCCFGRDLIEERDKSLLSIMLASVFPTVEQSEIQRIVDEKSRRVAEGSDNNNVLEPKPLTKEAVKMQMKDLEFLKQNQET is encoded by the exons ATGGTGGTTGTGTCGACGCCCACTTCCACTCTATCTTCTCCCACCACCAACCTCGCAACCCATTTCACCAACATAACCTGCAAGCCAGTTTCACCCTTGCTGCAATTCTTCCACCAGGTTTATGGCAATCCCACGAGACCCAGTAGGCCAAAAGTGCCAAACTCTAATGGGGTCTTGTCTGTTAGAGCTTACATGGAGAATCCCAACTCTATATCCGGTTTTGCCAGCAAGGTCATCGGTTCCCTCCCTGTTGTTGGCCTAATAGCGAGAATTATGAGCGACGAAGGTGGCCTTGGCGGTGAAATTATTGATTTTACTGAGTTCAGAATGCGTGTGGGCAACAAGTGTAGCATTTCTGACTCTAGAGCTTTCTATGAGTTCCAAGAACGACGAGGCCGG GCAGGGGATCCTTTGTATGTTCTACTATGTTGTTGGCTAGCAGCCGTTGGTGCAGGGCTTCTCAAATCTGAGGAGATTTTGGAGGGGGTAGCCAGGCTTCGAATTTCAAACGATATTGAATTTGAAGAGGAGACTTTCCTTTCTATGATGAATGAAGCAAAAGAG AGACGGGTGAAGTCAAAGGTTGCTGCTCCAACCATCCCAATGGAGATTCGAGTTGAGAAGGCTCTTGAAGCAGTTTATGTCTGTTGCTTTGGGAGGGACCTTATTGAGGAAAGAGATAAGAGTCTATTATCCATCATGCTTGCTTCTGTATTCCCAACAGTGGAGCAATCAGAGATTCAGAGGATTGTCGATGAGAAGTCAAGGAGAGTAGCTGAAGGCAGTGACAATAACAATGTCCTGGAGCCGAAGCCCTTGACAAAAGAAGCTGTAAAAATGCAAATGAAGGACCTcgaattccttaagcaaaaccAAGAGACCTAA
- the LOC132180435 gene encoding formate dehydrogenase, mitochondrial: MAMKGAATSAIKAVASSGVTRNLHASPGSKKIVGVFYKANEYASMNPNFVGCVEGALGIRDWLESQGHQYIVTDDKEGPDSELEKHIPDLHVLISTPFHPAYVTAERIKKAKNLQLLLTAGIGSDHIDLNAAAAAGLTVAEVTGSNVVSVAEDELMRILILVRNFLPGYHQAINGEWNVAAIAHRSYDLEGKTIGTVGAGRIGKLLLQRLKPFNCNLLYHDRLKMDPELEKQIGAKFEEDLDAMLPKCDVIVINTPLTDKTRGLFDKDRIAKCKKGVLIVNNARGAIMDTQAIADACTSGHVAGYGGDVWYPQPAPKDHPWRYMPNHAMTPHISGTTIDAQLRYAAGTKDMLERYFKGEEFPPQHYIVKEGKIASQYQ; this comes from the exons ATGGCGATGAAGGGTGCTGCTACTTCTGCGATTAAAGCCGTTGCTTCCTCAGGGGTCACTAGGAATCTCCAT GCTTCTCCTGGAAGCAAGAAAATCGTGGGGGTGTTTTACAAGGCCAATGAATATGCTTCCATGAATCCCAATTTTGTGGGTTGTGTGGAGGGAGCTTTGGGCATACGTGACTGGCTTGAATCACAAGGCCACCAGTACATTGTCACTGATGACAAAGAAGGACCAGACTCTG AACTCGAAAAACACATTCCCGATCTCCACGTCCTCATATCTACCCCATTCCACCCGGCCTATGTTACGGCAGAGAGGATCAAGAAGGCCAAGAATTTGCAACTGCTTCTCACAGCTGGAATCGGGTCTGATCATATTGATCTGaatgctgctgctgctgctggaTTAACAGTTGCAGAGGTCACAGGAAGCAATGTTGTTTCAGTTGCAGAAGATGAGCTCATGAGAATCCTCATTCTTGTCCGGAACTTCTTACCTGGATACCATCAGGCTATTAATGGGGAATGGAATGTTGCAGCTATTGCTCACAGGTCTTATGATCTTGAGGGAAAGACAATTGGAACTGTTGGTGCTGGACGAATTGGCAAGCTATTACTTCAACGTTTGAAACCTTTCAACTGTAATCTCCTTTATCATGATCGTCTCAAGATGGACCCTGAATTAGAGAAGCAGATTGGGGCAAAGTTTGAGGAGGATCTTGATGCAATGcttcccaaatgtgatgtaattGTCATCAACACGCCTCTCACTGACAAGACAAG AGGGTTGTTTGACAAAGATAGGATTGCGAAGTGTAAGAAGGGAGTCTTGATTGTTAACAATGCTCGTGGAGCAATCATGGATACACAAGCAATTGCTGATGCTTGCACTAGTGGACATGTTGCAG GCTACGGAGGTGATGTTTGGTACCCACAACCTGCTCCAAAGGACCACCCATGGCGCTACATGCCAAACCATGCTATGACCCCTCATATTTCTGGTACCACCATTGATGCACAG TTGCGATATGCTGCTGGAACTAAGGACATGCTGGAGAGGTACTTCAAGGGTGAAGAATTTCCTCCACAACACTACATTGTCAAGGAGGGTAAAATAGCAAGCCAGTATCAGTAA
- the LOC132180436 gene encoding formate dehydrogenase, mitochondrial, giving the protein MAMKGAATSAIKAVASSGVTRNLHASPGSKKIVGVFYKANEYASMNPNFVGCVEGALGIRDWLESQGHQYIVTDDKEGPDSELEKHIPDLHVLISTPFHPAYVTAERIKKAKNLQLLLTAGIGSDHIDLNAAAAAGLTVAEVTGSNVVSVAEDELMRILILVRNFLPGYHQAINGEWNVAAIAHRSYDLEGKTIGTVGAGRIGKLLLQRLKPFNCNLLYHDRLKMDPELEKQIGAKFEEDLDAMLPKCDVIVINTPLTDKTRGLFDKDRIAKCKKGVLIVNNARGAIMDTQAIADACTSGHVAGYGGDVWYPQPAPKDHPWRYMPNHAMTPHISGTTIDAQLRYAAGTKDMLERYFKGEEFPPQHYIVKEGKIASQYQ; this is encoded by the exons ATGGCGATGAAGGGTGCTGCTACTTCTGCGATTAAAGCCGTTGCTTCCTCAGGGGTCACTAGGAATCTCCAT GCTTCTCCTGGAAGCAAGAAAATCGTGGGGGTGTTTTACAAGGCCAATGAATATGCTTCCATGAATCCCAATTTTGTGGGTTGTGTGGAGGGAGCTTTGGGCATACGTGACTGGCTTGAATCACAAGGCCACCAGTACATTGTCACTGATGACAAAGAAGGACCAGACTCTG AACTCGAAAAACACATTCCCGATCTCCACGTCCTCATATCTACCCCATTCCACCCGGCCTATGTTACGGCAGAGAGGATCAAGAAGGCCAAGAATTTGCAACTGCTTCTCACAGCTGGAATCGGGTCTGATCATATTGATCTGaatgctgctgctgctgctggaTTAACTGTTGCAGAGGTCACAGGAAGCAATGTTGTTTCAGTTGCAGAAGATGAGCTCATGAGAATCCTCATTCTTGTCCGGAACTTCTTACCTGGATACCATCAGGCTATTAATGGGGAATGGAATGTTGCAGCTATTGCTCACAGGTCTTATGATCTTGAGGGAAAGACAATTGGAACTGTTGGTGCTGGACGAATTGGCAAGCTATTACTTCAACGTTTGAAACCTTTCAACTGTAATCTCCTTTATCATGATCGTCTCAAGATGGACCCTGAATTAGAGAAGCAGATTGGGGCAAAGTTTGAGGAGGATCTTGATGCAATGcttcccaaatgtgatgtaattGTCATCAACACGCCTCTCACTGACAAGACAAG AGGGTTGTTTGACAAAGATAGGATTGCGAAGTGTAAGAAGGGAGTCTTGATTGTTAACAATGCTCGTGGAGCAATCATGGATACACAAGCAATTGCTGATGCTTGCACTAGTGGACATGTTGCAG GCTACGGAGGTGATGTTTGGTACCCACAACCTGCTCCAAAGGACCACCCATGGCGCTACATGCCAAACCATGCTATGACCCCTCATATTTCTGGTACCACCATTGATGCACAG TTGCGATATGCTGCTGGAACTAAGGACATGCTGGAGAGGTACTTCAAGGGTGAAGAATTTCCTCCACAACACTACATTGTCAAGGAGGGTAAAATAGCAAGCCAGTATCAGTAA
- the LOC132180695 gene encoding protein farnesyltransferase subunit beta isoform X1, which produces MDSSASQTPTVSQRDQWMVEHRIFQIYDFFGGLPRKAQSAMLELQRENHMEYLIKGLKRLEPSFSVLDANRPWLCYWILHSIALLGECVEPELEDNVVDFLSHCQDPNGGYGGGPGQMPHLATTYAAVNALITVGGERSLSSINREKLYMFLRRMKDPSGPFRMHDAGEIDVRACYTAISVASFLNILDNELVQNVGDYIVRCQTYEGGIAGEPGAEAHGGYTFCGFATMILINEANRLDLAGLLDWVAFRQGKECGFQGRTNKLIDSCYSFWQGGVFALLQRFHSTLDEQLALPHSGEGDCTNDSQKTGLNASCPVNLNSIGYNFIKQPAETEPLFHSLALQQYILLCGQDIEGGMRDKPGKGRDYYHTCYSLSGLSGCQYSSAEDEDSPPLPSAVMGPYSNLLEPIHPLFNVVLEKYYEAHEFFAMS; this is translated from the exons ATGGACTCGTCGGCGTCTCAGACGCCAACCGTGAGTCAGCGCGACCAATGGATGGTCGAGCATCGGATTTTCCAGATATACGACTTCTTCGGCGGCCTTCCTCGGAAAGCCCAATCCGCCAT GTTGGAGCTCCAGCGTGAGAATCACATGGAGTACCTAATCAAAGGTCTCAAGCGACTCGAGCCTTCATTTTCCGTCTTGGATGCCAa TCGACCTTGGCTTTGCTACTGGATCTTGCACTCGATAGCGTTACTTGGGGAGTGTGTTGAGCCTGAACTAGAAGACAATGTCGTTGACTTTCTTAGCCATTGTCAG GATCCAAATGGTGGATATGGTGGCGGACCTGGACAG ATGCCGCATCTTGCAACAACTTATGCTGCAGTAAATGCACTTATTACCGTGGGTGGTGAGAGATCTTTGTCATCAATAAATAG AGAAAAATTATACATGTTTTTGCGTCGAATGAAAGACCCAAGTGGGCCCTTCAG GATGCATGATGCAGGAGAAATCGATGTTCGGGCTTGCTACACTGCCATCTCT GTTGCAAGTTTTCTTAACATATTGGACAATGAACTGGTTCAGAATGTTGGAGATTACATTGTAAG GTGTCAGACTTATGAAGGTGGCATTGCTGGGGAACCTGGTGCTGAAGCTCATGGTGG GTACACCTTTTGTGGTTTCGCCACAATGATTCTGATCAATGAGGCTAATCGTTTGGACTTGGCTGGTTTACTT GATTGGGTCGCATTTCGGCAAGGTAAGGAGTGTGGATTTCAGGGGAGAACAAATAAATTGATTGATAGTTGCTATTCATTTTGGCAG GGAGGCGTGTTTGCACTGTTACAAAGATTTCATTCTACGCTTGATGAACAACTTGCACTCCCGCATTCTGGAGAAGGAGACTGCACCAATGATAGCCAAAAAACTG GCCTGAATGCTTCATGTCCAGTAAATTTAAACAGTATTGGCTATAATTTCATCAAGCAACCTGCCGAAACAGAACCTCTTTTTCACAGCTTGGCTTTGCAACAATACATACTTTTATGTGGGCAG GATATTGAAGGCGGAATGAGAGACAAACCTGGGAAGGGCAGGGACTATTATCACACGTGTTATTCTCTAAGCGGCCTCTCAGGATGTCAGTATAGCTCGGCAGAGGATGAGGATTCTCCACCATTGCCTAGTGCGGTAATGGGTCCTTATTCCAATCTCTTGGAACCCATCCACCCTCTCTTCAATGTTGTTTTAGAAAAATACTATGAAGCGCACGAATTCTTTGCCATGTCCTAA
- the LOC132180695 gene encoding protein farnesyltransferase subunit beta isoform X2: MDSSASQTPTVSQRDQWMVEHRIFQIYDFFGGLPRKAQSAMLELQRENHMEYLIKGLKRLEPSFSVLDANRPWLCYWILHSIALLGECVEPELEDNVVDFLSHCQDPNGGYGGGPGQMPHLATTYAAVNALITVGGERSLSSINRMHDAGEIDVRACYTAISVASFLNILDNELVQNVGDYIVRCQTYEGGIAGEPGAEAHGGYTFCGFATMILINEANRLDLAGLLDWVAFRQGKECGFQGRTNKLIDSCYSFWQGGVFALLQRFHSTLDEQLALPHSGEGDCTNDSQKTGLNASCPVNLNSIGYNFIKQPAETEPLFHSLALQQYILLCGQDIEGGMRDKPGKGRDYYHTCYSLSGLSGCQYSSAEDEDSPPLPSAVMGPYSNLLEPIHPLFNVVLEKYYEAHEFFAMS; the protein is encoded by the exons ATGGACTCGTCGGCGTCTCAGACGCCAACCGTGAGTCAGCGCGACCAATGGATGGTCGAGCATCGGATTTTCCAGATATACGACTTCTTCGGCGGCCTTCCTCGGAAAGCCCAATCCGCCAT GTTGGAGCTCCAGCGTGAGAATCACATGGAGTACCTAATCAAAGGTCTCAAGCGACTCGAGCCTTCATTTTCCGTCTTGGATGCCAa TCGACCTTGGCTTTGCTACTGGATCTTGCACTCGATAGCGTTACTTGGGGAGTGTGTTGAGCCTGAACTAGAAGACAATGTCGTTGACTTTCTTAGCCATTGTCAG GATCCAAATGGTGGATATGGTGGCGGACCTGGACAG ATGCCGCATCTTGCAACAACTTATGCTGCAGTAAATGCACTTATTACCGTGGGTGGTGAGAGATCTTTGTCATCAATAAATAG GATGCATGATGCAGGAGAAATCGATGTTCGGGCTTGCTACACTGCCATCTCT GTTGCAAGTTTTCTTAACATATTGGACAATGAACTGGTTCAGAATGTTGGAGATTACATTGTAAG GTGTCAGACTTATGAAGGTGGCATTGCTGGGGAACCTGGTGCTGAAGCTCATGGTGG GTACACCTTTTGTGGTTTCGCCACAATGATTCTGATCAATGAGGCTAATCGTTTGGACTTGGCTGGTTTACTT GATTGGGTCGCATTTCGGCAAGGTAAGGAGTGTGGATTTCAGGGGAGAACAAATAAATTGATTGATAGTTGCTATTCATTTTGGCAG GGAGGCGTGTTTGCACTGTTACAAAGATTTCATTCTACGCTTGATGAACAACTTGCACTCCCGCATTCTGGAGAAGGAGACTGCACCAATGATAGCCAAAAAACTG GCCTGAATGCTTCATGTCCAGTAAATTTAAACAGTATTGGCTATAATTTCATCAAGCAACCTGCCGAAACAGAACCTCTTTTTCACAGCTTGGCTTTGCAACAATACATACTTTTATGTGGGCAG GATATTGAAGGCGGAATGAGAGACAAACCTGGGAAGGGCAGGGACTATTATCACACGTGTTATTCTCTAAGCGGCCTCTCAGGATGTCAGTATAGCTCGGCAGAGGATGAGGATTCTCCACCATTGCCTAGTGCGGTAATGGGTCCTTATTCCAATCTCTTGGAACCCATCCACCCTCTCTTCAATGTTGTTTTAGAAAAATACTATGAAGCGCACGAATTCTTTGCCATGTCCTAA